The Cardiocondyla obscurior isolate alpha-2009 linkage group LG22, Cobs3.1, whole genome shotgun sequence DNA window TGGTAAGCAAGAGAGATCCGAATCGCATACAGCATCCGAATCTGATTGAATATGTGTCGGGAATGTCACGTAGTTGCAGTGTACCGCAACAAATACacattgaaattttttctgtATCTTTCgcaaatctaattttaaatgtaaaattttaactgcgtgacattttttttcgctgGTTCAAGGAGACTCGCCGAGAGGTGATGTTTTCGAGAACGTGCGTGTACGCGCTACGCCTCACTTTTCTGATCTCAATCAGACGCGATTAACGAGTGGGTGTATTAGCCGTGGGAAGATTCATGGGAGCTTGTCATCGTTTCAACAAAACAGCCAAGTCGTTATCGATGAGCTTTCGTTGGCTTCCGGATGAGGAACGTTGAAACCCGATCGAAGGCCGAGCTAAAAAGATCGGCCGTGATCTGAGCTCGGCCTGAAACTGTCTTCTACCTGTCTGGAGATTCGCAGGGATCCGAAAAACGGCGGGAATAGGTGTGAATCAGGATTGTTTCGTGGTTTACACGCTTTTGCGCAAGGCTTCTGTCTGGGTGCAGATAGATATATCCGTTTCGTTCTACTAACTTAATAAGTGTGCGGATGACGTTCGATAAAATCTCAATAACGGCCGTTTTATTCCAACCGAGCGATTATCGTTTCGTATATCGTTACCTCTTCGAGGAAGGAAGTCCATTCTCGCGTCTCTCGTAATTAATTCCGCGTCAGTAATCGCGACTTAATCCGGTATTCTTTGTTAATTCTTacggttgtaaatttttttcgcgcacACTGATTGGAGGTTCAACAGGTGTACATCCGCGTCTCGAAAAACGGGTCCCGCGGCGTTACTAGCGTTTTCCATTCTCGCCAATATCTTCGTTGCCCTTTCAACTTGCAGCGTGTTTCAAAACTATCgggataatttaaaatgttctttctttttttgcttgcgtttttttttttgcaattagtTAAAAACCTAAGCTGTACGTATATGAAACGATCATCCCTCTATATTTTTTCCAAATACACGTCCATTTTTCGGGCTCGCGAGAGTATAATTCCAGTTTGGTTCCAGTCGCTTGGCAACTCTTCATCGTCAATTCCTCCGTCTCTCCCGCTCCGTTCTCGGTGAACTCTCGCGGCGAAATTCTTACGACCGTTCACCCACGTTGAATGTTACCTCGCCTGCATCTTTTGCAATTACGAATCGGTCCGCTCGACCGTGAACCGCCGGCGATTTCACATGCGAAAATCTAAATCTTCTGACGATACTCCGAATCCGCCGTTCAACATTTTTCGCGTGATAACTTGGCTATTCGAAAAATCAACGGAAGTAGCAGGCAACGTTAACGCTGACGCCGCGtcttgaaataattatggCACGATATCGTGCAGCGCATTAGAGAAAAAGTCTGTCCTTCTTGAAAGTCTGGAGAGCGGTCTTATCGGTGCCCAATTAGTAGCGCACCACCTACGACCAgaccgccgtcgtcgtctaAACGTAATTACGGCATAATGTACGAGCGATTTCGAGGATGCCCAAACAGTCCTCTCGAGTGACGGTGAAGTGCGCAGACAGGCGTGCCTTCGCGAGCCGGGTACCACTCGCGGGACCGTCGAAAGTGCCTCCTTCAGACGACGATGGGTTCGGTGGGTGCCTGACGAACCCTGAAGGGCCAGCGCGTTCGAAAGAAACGCACCCGTGTGCCTACCTACACGCGTCCGCGTTCGCCGTGAGTTGTTTGAAGAGCGCCATTCTTTCTGTTTGTATATTTCATAACTCGTTCGCGGGTATCTCCCGAAGAGAGGAGCCATCGCACGACAAAAGGACTCTACGAGGcctcgttctttttctatttttctttcttccgtttttttttttttttttttttttctagagaAACCGCGGCGAAGGGCGCAAACAGAACACCCTTAAATTGCTTTCCtttcacaaattaaatttcagcaCCTCGATAATAACCGGTCCTCGCGCCGTTTACGAGACGAAAAATCTCGCGATCCGCGAGATAATCTGCACCGTCGTGCGTCATTCCGCTCTCGCGACAGAACGCGCGGATGGTAGGCTcgtttcaataaatttcaaacgaGCGTCTTGCGCTTTACGATCAAGCAATCGTGCGGACGACCCCCGCGTATACGCGATCCCATCGTTGTAAAAATAGCGCCGCGATTTATTCCCGCGTTAACCCGACCCATTCGGCAATAGCAATAACTATCCCCGCATCATGTACGTCTATTAACATCCGCACGGTGCTTTTTGTATGTCAGAAAATGGAGGATGggtctttctctcgttctcttttttttttttttttcttcgattaGCGTCGGATCGCAAGATGACATCTCGACGTCATCGTCGTtgtgtcgtcgtcgtcgtcgtcgtcgtctgtACGGCGATAAATCCCGTCGTATGTTCGAGTTCCCGACCGCGCGCGGCGACGAGGGTCGCGCGTTTGTTTGGAAAGCGAGCGCGCTGTGTGTAAcgacgcgcgcgtacgcgtttTATTAGCCGAGCATACTTATTCTGGAGGCTCTCTGGGGCTTCGCCGGTAACCTCTTGCCTCCGTGCGGTCCAGCGATAGAACTCTgtcttcctccctttctttctccccgGACTATAGATTACGAAGGTGATTATTCCCGATTACACATTGTGTAAGTACTCGCGACAGTGGCCGAGGTGGAGCGATTACGCCGGTAAACCGAGTGAGGCAAaatgcgataataaattaaaaggaaaaacatCGTTCCGCTGATGGGGCGACTAAGCGTTAAGGCGCGCACAGTTAATCATGATCGACGTTGCTCGAGTTCAGTGAACACGAAAATGAGCAACGAGGCCGATCTTACGGAGCCAGCCCCCCCTATTTGAATTTCAGATAGTCTCATTATTGAAACTTCCAAATAAAACACGTTGCCGGCGATATAAATCCCGCTACGTCATCCTTCTAAACGGCCGGCAATGCATATTTCTGTCGTGCGTGTTATTCACGTACGCTCGCGgattaattagaatttcttacgaaaaaaaaaaacttagtatttattttttaagaattaatttaaacaagaTTTTTCGCACCGAGAAGGTTAAGATAACGTCCAAAGACTAGGATAACGCTTCTTTTCGCCGAGGCTGCTCGTCTCTTCTTCGCCTGAGGCTGATTTTTATAGGGGATTCGCGTGACCGCCGGCTAAACGCTTCGCTTTAACCCGGCCCCGGCTCCGCTTCTTTTGTAAAGCGATTACTTCCGCGCAATTTCTTGCGCGATTCTCGAGATTTTCCACGTGCGCAGCTGACGCTTTCTTCGACCGTGGCGATCGATGAGCCCGCGATTgagggtcgcgacgttctactaggggagaagtgcacgacgacatcggcgcgcggcagcgtgctATTAGATCGAGAACAGATGAAGCGGTTCGCGAACTCTTTGTTAATCTTTCTGACCAATGATTTTGTAACGCGAACGATCGTAGGCGTAACTTTACCGCTCGATATGCCCCGTAATTGTCGGAACGCGAAACGTTCTAGCGTACCGTTTGTTGCAACTTTTACAAAATGATGAAATTgatttaagtatatttttatgacatttctggactatttttactttttcttaacCACCGGAGACAATGAGTCTCTTAAATGCATAggtaatttttgtaaaaaaaaaaatcgtatttttcttacatttacatatattcTCTCATTTTccatgtaaattattatataatatgcTTCGTAATTGTAAGAGAAAACAATTTTCCCTCGCGATTGAATACGAGGATTAAATACGATCAGAAGAACGGAAATTCTTTAAAGTTCTTGAGAGAATAACGATCggataaaattcttttttattgccgaatggaatattataaaattcatatttgtaAATGCGGGAAAGTATAATGTATGAAAAATGGTAATGTTAAGGCTGATAAAGAGGCGAGGAGAGCTGGAAGGCATTCGAGAGAGAGACTCGTAACTCATGAAAGGAAGAATCACGCGATCGCATAAGATTTCAAACTGTGCGCGGTGCAGATGCGCTAGTTGCATCACGTTTAGTATTAACTGGACCTGTAAGACTCGCCAGATAATCGATCTAATCCTGATGGTGTCTGTAGCTTCAACAATTTCTACTCAAATTACTATTCTTGTGATAACAGCGAAAGAGTTAAAGGTTTCGAAACAAGATATTAGATTTGTGTTTAAACGCGTGTAAAGGAAACGAGGATATCAGACATATtccacgtaaaaataaatagcatGTTATTAGATAATTATGAGAATAAATTAACGCAAAATCAATTTAAGTATTCGCGCGTGACAAACGCAGATggaataattgttataattagtTACGGAAGTGCGGATAAAAACACATTAGTCTAATAGACGTGCGTAATACGATTGAAACCTGTTCGTCGTATCGAAATACACGTTACAGATCAACTTTTAACGCGAGCAATAATGTCAGACGATTATCCCGTTACgtgcgcgtttaattaattgacacGCGGCGTGGCGGTAAAAAAATTCCCGGCAAATCCGCCGATTCGCCACTGATCGAACGCCCGCAATAAACCCATCAATTTATGattgtttcaaaaattaattttttttatgtgtatgAACGCGAAACTTTATCGAATAAACTGTTTCTTCCGAATGCTTCCGCCGGCGATCCGTGACGGGATCGCGGGAGATCGCTGCTGGCGAGAAGAATTGTACAAGTAGATAGATTAGACTCTTTTCTAATCGCATTGCGTTCGATTACACGACGTTGTCGGACCGCGGCTCGTATAATACATACGAGCGCACAACCGTGATGCTATCGTGAGGTCGGAGAAGATTCCGCGTAATCTATTCAATTATATCACATGATTACATCGACCAACTCAAACCGTGGGCACGTCTCGGAATTCCACGGAATTCTGGCGCTGCAATGGTCGTAGCGCCACGGGCCTTCccttcccttttctctcccgtTGCGGGTCCGAGGGACCTACCGGGCCACCCTGAAATTATGTGGTGTCTGTCAATTAAAAAGAGTGACCGGCGGCCTCCTCGCCTTTCCCCGTCGTCGTTGACCGTATCCTTCCTCTTTTGTGTCCGCCTGCGATTCATATCTGACGCGGTACCCTGCTCTTACCGGAGAATGTTCGGGGTGAAACGAGGGGGCGATTTTTATACAGTTTTTGTCAGTCTTTCCGTGAAACACGATGCTGAATGCGGAGGTAGAGGCGTGGAATCGGCGATTTGATTGAGGTGCCGAGGCAATAACACGTTAAACTGTATGGAAGATGGTTGCGCGACTCTTGTTAGTCTTTATTTATACACAGGCTCAATTATGGCTTTCAAAGATGCTTTTGCATCGCTCGCACGCAGCATATAcgtatctaaaaataaaattccaatAATAACTGTAgcgtagaaaattaaaagatcaaTCGGAGATCGTTGAAAGCCTGAGTCCTTGGTCCTCTCGCGTTGCGCCGATGGTGCCAGCTCTTCTCGGCGAGAAAACGGAAAATTGAGACGTTCGACGCCTACGTCCACGCGCTTCTCGTGTCCTTCGTGTCGTGCGGAGCGTATATACACGATTCATGGCGGAAGGCACGGTGCACAGCGACTATAACGAGGTCCTTCTAACGCCTCGCCGTAGAATCTCTATATCCTTATCCATAGCAACGTCGTACCGTTATTATTCTTCCTGCGTCGCACAGGACGTGTTGCTTCTTTCCAGCGCTACGAGCGAACGAGTTCGTAAGGGTCGACCATTCGCGTGTATCTGACGAGGATACCACGATGGTGCACGGACGGACTCGCTTTTACGCGCGTATAACAACGCGAACGACCGCAGCACACGTATACAAGCGTCGGTACCACAGGAGAGAGAGGCTGGTTCTCACGTGTTAATTATCGCACTGCCGTTTATCGGGATCATAGGCGCGTTATCGTCCCCGCGATCGCCGAGGAGCAATCGCGGAGCCTATACGGTTTCCTTTGCGACTTCTCCTCTTTGCTCGAGCGGATCGCGCTATTAATGATCCAGTAATTTCGCTTGGCCATCGGCTACAATTTTCAACCCGGTATTTTCAAGCTCGAGTATCACTAGCCACACGCGTCGCGCTGGCATAATTGCGAGCTTTAATCACCAATCTTGTCGGATTTGTCGGTGATAATTACGTGAAAAAATTAGGATGGACGTGTAGCTGATTATTATACTATTACGAGAGAAGCTAGTCGTCGCAAGAAATCCCCGCGATTTAATGGGATTCTTTGATTATTACTCGATGTCGATCGTCACTCGGCCGATCCACGCGCCGCTCACGTATATCTAAAGGTATTCTTAAGAATCGCGGCACCGGTCCGATTTCGAAGAGCGCAAATTTCCTTCTCGCGGAACCAAGAACGGGAAGTGACGTCTGTGAGACACCGGCGATCGTTGACTTAAAACGGATTATTAATAGAAACGCCCGGATGTTTCCCACGAAAGAATCGTACTTTTATCTTTGTCTATTATTGCCGGAGAATCTCGAGACACAGGCGGCGTGCGCGTATCAGATAGCCAACAGCTCGTGAAATATTCTTAAGTGAATAAATACATTGATGATAATGGAAGAGCACACTAATGCGGGAATATTCGGCGTACGGGGTATGCCGCGCGGACGTGGTATCCACGGAATCCCGATATGCCGTTTTGCCTTGTCCGTTATGTAACGCGCATTACGTCGTCCGCGCACCGTGATTGCGAATTtgatttcaaaatttttactaAGGCTGACTTCGTCTTTTCTGATAATTACGCTGACAACGAATATCCGATCTGCCTATTATCAGAGCATGCAATCTGCTctagaaatagaaatcgaaAACTAGAACTCTCTCTTAGCTTTAGTTTCAGAAAGCTggtttcgtaaaattttaatttatttcgtacatAACATTTAGTTAAATGACTAGCAAATAAAACGCTCTTTTGGCGACAAATCAATTAATTCTTGTAAATAAATTCGtgttattcaaattaattgctaattaGCAAAGAGGGTAATTACCAAGGgctaatttataaatttccactTTGTTTTTGTGACATGTAATAACTGGGGGAGATACTCGAACTGAGGTTTAATAGTTGGTACTGCTTCATAAACAAGCAGTTGCCTAGAATATTTTTTCCTGATCGTTCTTAACTAACAACATATGTTCGCTGTTCTATTGTTATTTTCAATCTGTCAACGATCTACGACCACACTTTCGAACCTCAAAACTTTCGGTAACAAAATTCTTCGTTTTACACGACATTATCCGAATCTTTAGAActtttgttacaaaattattttagcttCCTCAATAGAATTATCCAGAGTATGATCTATCTTAATCACAGATACGACTTTATTCCTCGCGAGAAATTCTTCGAGTCACGTCATGTCCTGCTCCGGTGCCTACGACGAGCAGATCTATCTAGCCGAGATACTGATCGATAAATTGACGTTGACGCCCGACAAAATCAAAGAAGTCGGCGGGTACCCTATCGTGATCAAGATCAAGCTCTTAGATCTCCCCGTGTTCGAGTTCACTCGAGACGATTCGGACGCGTCGAGGCGCGATCAAGATGTACGCTTTATGGTCGGTAAATGCTGCCTATTCGTCAAGCGGCCGCGAGATCTGGTCCAAGGACTGCGTTCGTCGAGCATGATAATCGGCGTGTTTCGTGCGGACGATACTTATCCTACGGCGGAGACAAAATTGAATGTACCAGACTGTCTGTGCGACCAGATCACTATGATCGGTAATGACCCCGAAAATCAACCAAAACCGTTCACGATGAAAAAAGGCATCAATCTTCTCGATCCCGGCGAAAATCCGTTCGGCACGTTGCATATGGAGCTCGTCGTCGCATGCCTTGGACGCATTTTTAAAACACAGTACGAACTGCATCCTAAATTCTTCGTTTCGGGCGGGCAAAATAAAGAACGAGAGATCTGCGTGAAACGACTTGTATCGCCTGAGCTGCTCGATGAGAAAATTTCTGAGAACGCACTGCAGGATATTCCtcctaaagaaaaaaagaaaaaagttaaagcgccgaaagaaaagaaaaagaaaaagaagaaaacgaagGCATAGTATCGCAGTGACTGTGGGAAAACGATACCGGCGCGAAAGAAGCTCGAAGTGCCGTGATAAAAAGCGTTAAACTCGTGATTAGACGCGGATTCGTGCATGCCCTTGCTTGCGCCGGATCCACCTTTGTGTCGCGCTTCCCACCTTGTCCACCTTGTAATTAGGGTTTcctaaaaaatagcgcgcgcgtagcgcgcgcatggtttcttctagtaggattgtaaaaaagattatattatatattattatcatgtTATTTGCTATTTTggattgataatttaaaagtagTGGTAATTGAGAACGCACAAGTTAGCTGCCGTTCGACTTTTGCAAAACACCGGCATTGCAGAATTCCTcgagcgcgaaaaaaaatcatgcgacttttcaatctgcatgagctttaGTGAAGTTGTAGAGTTATATCGGTGACTGGAACATAAAGTAAAACATCGATTCAgacatacagggtgtctcagcccatgtgtaaa harbors:
- the LOC139110938 gene encoding uncharacterized protein, translated to MSCSGAYDEQIYLAEILIDKLTLTPDKIKEVGGYPIVIKIKLLDLPVFEFTRDDSDASRRDQDVRFMVGKCCLFVKRPRDLVQGLRSSSMIIGVFRADDTYPTAETKLNVPDCLCDQITMIGNDPENQPKPFTMKKGINLLDPGENPFGTLHMELVVACLGRIFKTQYELHPKFFVSGGQNKEREICVKRLVSPELLDEKISENALQDIPPKEKKKKVKAPKEKKKKKKKTKA